In the genome of Calothrix sp. PCC 6303, the window GCGAGGGGAGGAAGTAGTGATGATTGATACAGATCCTGAATCATGCCAAGCTGCGGAAGCTGAGAATTTGCGGGTAATTATCAGTAGTGCTTTGGATACTGGGGTGTTGGGAGATGCGGGGATTTCCTCAGTAGGAACCTTCTTGGCAATGACGAATAACGGCGAGGTTAATTTTATTTTGGCGCAACGAGTAGCCGAGGAATTTAAACCACCAAGGGTTTTAGCAGTATTTCCCCGCAACGGACAAGTGGCGAATAGTAACAATAATAAGGTGTTGCAAGCTTTTGTTCCCGAACTTGCCATCAAAACTTGGAACGAATATTTGGATGATGGTTGGGTAAAAATTGGTAGAACAACCTTGAATGCGGTAGACTTTTTGGGTCAGAAAAGACATTTAGAAACTTTGATGGAGGCAGGTGAATTAGTTCCACTACTGTTAGAGAGGGAAAATTACCTGCAAATTACCTCACCAAGCTTAGAATGGGCAATAGGCGATCGCATTACGTTTCTATTACACGATTCTCGTCCCAATTTACTAAAACGTCTATCGGGTGCCAAGCAAAGTACCCGACTATCGTTAGAACAACTACCTGAGATGGAAGAGTTGCCACTGACAAAAATTGCTCAACTTTCGTCAGATTGATCTGAACTTGTGTAGTATTAAATCAGTTATCAGTGAGCAGTTCTCAGTTATCAGTAAGTAGGTCGGGGTTAAAAATTGTGATGACAATCGGACAGTTGGAATTTATTAAATTACGTTAATATATGGGACTTACGCATTGACAAAAAATGCCAAATATGGGCTGATGCAAAAACAGATTTATGTCGGGGTTTTTGAAAGTGCCATACAGCAGATAATTTGAATTGGTAGCTGTTAACTGATAACTGATGACTGTTAACTGATTCCGAGAACATATGTCAATTATCATTGCCCAAAACCTGAGCAAATCATATTCTGTATCGATCAAAGAACCAGGGATTCAGGCTACTATTAACCACTTTTTCCGACGTAAATACCGCACCATTAAAGCAGTTGAAGATGTTTCCTTTGAAATATCTGCTGGTGAAATTGTTGGGTTTTTAGGACCTAATGGTGCCGGAAAAACCACAACTCTGAAAATGCTGACTGGGTTAATCCACCCGACTTCAGGACAAGTGCGGGTTGCAGGACAAGTACCTTTTCATCGTAAAGAATCATTTTTGCAGCAAATTACCCTAATTATGGGTCAAAAGCAGCAATTAATTTGGGATTTACCCGCAATTGATTCATTAAGAATTAATGCTGCTGTTTATAGTATTCCAGATCGGGAATTTTGGCTACGGGTAGGTGAACTAAGTGAAATGCTTTCCTTGGATGGCAAACTTTCTCAACCAGTACGGAAGCTATCTTTGGGTGAACGGATGAAAGCGGAGTTACTCGCCGCACTTTTACATCGTCCCCAGGTATTATTTTTAGATGAGCCAACATTAGGACTTGATGTTAATGCCCAGGTGGCAGTGAGAGATTTTTTACGGGAATATAACCAACGTCATCAAGCGACAATTTTACTTACGAGTCACTACATGGCTGACATCACCAGCTTATGCGATCGCGTGTTGATGATTCACCAAGGAAAATTAATGTACGATGGCAGCTTAGATGGATTACGCGATCGCTTTGCTCCCTATCGAGAGATACACTTAGAATTGGCACATCCTTTATCTCAAGAAAAATTGGGATTTTACGGTGATTTGAAGCATGTCGAAGGTCGTTCTGTCTGCTTTATAGTTCAGCAAGAACTTCTAACGCTTGCCGTTTCTCGAATTTTAGCTGATTTGGATGTGGTTGATTTAACAGTTACCGAACCACCTGTAGAAGAAGTAATTGGACGGGTGTTTCAAGCGGGAGTAGTTTAGGTGGGTATCAAAAGCATGAATTGGATTTGGAAAAAAGCAAAAACATTACTTTCAGTTCAATACAGCTACGTGGTGGAGTACCGGGCTGAACTCATTTTATGGGTATTATCAGGTTCGCTACCAATAATATTAATGGGAGTATGGACACAGGCAGCACAAAGTGGAAATTTCAGCTTGTCACCTGTGGAATTTGCTCGCTATTTTCTCGCTGTTTTTATCATTCGACAAATCACAATTGTCTGGGTAATTTGGGAATTTGAGCGTGAAGTTGTGGAAGGGAAACTTTCATCCAGATTATTACAACCTTTAGATCCAGTTTGGCACCACGTTAGTTCCCACGTTTCCGAACGGGCTGCTCGTATTCCTTTTGCAGTCCTGTTAATTGCGTTGTTTTTTATTCTTTATCCCCAAGCTTTCTGGATTCCTAGTTGGTCACAACTATTATTATTTACAATTGCAACTTTACTTTCATTTGCTTTACGCTTTATTATTCAATATACATTTGCAATGTTTGCATTTTGGACAGAAAGAGCTAGTGCTATCGAGAATTTTTGGATGCTTTTTTACTTATTTTTATCAGGATTAATAGCCCCTTTAGAAGTATTTCCAGAAAGTGTGAGAAATTTCGTTTTATGTACTCCTTTCCCCTATTTACTTAATTTTCCAGCCAGTCTTTTAATTGGCAATCCTACAGATATTTGGCGAGGATTTTCGATGATGGTGGGTTGGACTTTGTTATTTTTGGGTTTGAATCGAATTTTGTGGCGTGCAGGATTGAAAAAATACTCAGGAATGGGAGCGTAGGGAGAGGGGTGACATAACTTGTTCCTTGCCAGAGACAAAGAACAAATTAGGTTACAGATAAACACTCTGTTCCCTGTTCCCTCTTTAGCCATTTTCCTATGTAAGCGATCGCATGGATGATTCGCCGGTGGAAATAACAGTGGGATATTTTTCAGTGTACATTGGGGATAATTGAGATGTTAATACTAAGGAATCAAGCTTCCATCCACCTGTGTTGGGAATTATTTCCTGTGGAGATGGTGATGCGAAGGCAGGTAAATTAGACATACTTTGACTTTGCAAAGGTGTTTGTAACTCACTTTCATATCTAACTAATGCTAAATTTCCCCCAGAATCCCCTGCAACTAAAATTTTGCCATCCGCTTGAATTGTTGCTGAGTATCCATAGTCTTGGGTACGTTCACCTATGGGGGTAAAGATTCTACCTCCATTGCCAAAGCTGCTATCCAAACTACCATCAACGTTGTATCTTGCTATGGCAAATTCGTAGGAACTGGAAGAACTATTGTAGGCATCCCCAACAACTAGAATTTTCCCATCGGTTTGAATTTCAATTTTGCGGGCAGTTGCGGTAGAGTCTGCGATGAATGTGCTAACTTTTCCTTGATTCCCGAAAGCTGTATCCAAACTACCATCACTGTTGTAACGCGCTAAAGCAAACTGGCTGCTACTATTCCCAGCAACTACAATTTTTCCATCATCTTGAATTGCCGTAGCATATGCGTAGCTACTACTATTTATTAATGTGCGGACTTTTCCTTGATTACCAAATGTTGTATCTAAGCTACCATCGCTGTTGTAGCGAACAGATGCGAAGTTGCTACCTTGGGAATCCGATGCCATTCCAGATACGATGATTTTACCATCAACTTGAATTGCGATCGCTTCGGCATAATCTGTACCTGTACCAACTGGGGTTGTAACTTTTCCACCATTCCCAAAGCTTGTATCTAGGGAACCATCAGTGTTATATCTGGCAACAGC includes:
- a CDS encoding ATP-binding cassette domain-containing protein, producing the protein MSIIIAQNLSKSYSVSIKEPGIQATINHFFRRKYRTIKAVEDVSFEISAGEIVGFLGPNGAGKTTTLKMLTGLIHPTSGQVRVAGQVPFHRKESFLQQITLIMGQKQQLIWDLPAIDSLRINAAVYSIPDREFWLRVGELSEMLSLDGKLSQPVRKLSLGERMKAELLAALLHRPQVLFLDEPTLGLDVNAQVAVRDFLREYNQRHQATILLTSHYMADITSLCDRVLMIHQGKLMYDGSLDGLRDRFAPYREIHLELAHPLSQEKLGFYGDLKHVEGRSVCFIVQQELLTLAVSRILADLDVVDLTVTEPPVEEVIGRVFQAGVV
- a CDS encoding ABC transporter permease; translated protein: MNWIWKKAKTLLSVQYSYVVEYRAELILWVLSGSLPIILMGVWTQAAQSGNFSLSPVEFARYFLAVFIIRQITIVWVIWEFEREVVEGKLSSRLLQPLDPVWHHVSSHVSERAARIPFAVLLIALFFILYPQAFWIPSWSQLLLFTIATLLSFALRFIIQYTFAMFAFWTERASAIENFWMLFYLFLSGLIAPLEVFPESVRNFVLCTPFPYLLNFPASLLIGNPTDIWRGFSMMVGWTLLFLGLNRILWRAGLKKYSGMGA